The proteins below are encoded in one region of Malaclemys terrapin pileata isolate rMalTer1 chromosome 20, rMalTer1.hap1, whole genome shotgun sequence:
- the CCDC97 gene encoding coiled-coil domain-containing protein 97, with translation MEAEAGGRARPPPPGSAGAPKSSEQQEPEASLAESPAPRDRPPKRNGVTEPPRQTWQWGEEMLESPAPQDRPPNASGVTHPPQHTLHWGEEMLDRPAPGDVPPKRNGVTEPPRQTWHWGEEMLDRPAPQDRPPKNTGVTTTPRHLSHCGERMQATPALGDHSPNRSGLDEQLQRPSQRGRGMPEPTHAAGLAQKEAGAQEPAGPPEVGERALLAMLTAVANSPLPVRSQQKDEPDLTAEEKLAILRALYRDKPVVFLERFRRALRVEHLGCFAHLAARYEVRFYCDEVRRAARGKAGHTRVRNKRYAALQQLIKGGEYFSDEQMRAREPLLYEQYIGQYLSDEELLALGSQALAGPCSLSGVLLDSYQEQVLQLRLHIQQEQEEACMEEEEEDDEGEESSSASDTWVPDTEEKAFLREEFTSRMHQRFLDGKDGDFDYSEVDENPEFDNLDIVSRDEEERYFDGEESEEAEEMEAQ, from the exons ATGGAGGCGGAAGCGGGGGGCCGCGCGCGGCCGCCCCCGCCGG GCAGCGCCGGCGCCCCGAAGAGCAGCGAGCAGCAGGAGCCGGAGGCGTCGTTGGCAGAGAGCCCAGCCCCACGGGACCGGCCCCCCA AGAGGAACGGGGTCACTGAACCCCCTCGGCAGacgtggcagtggggggaggagatgctggagagcccagccccacaggaccGTCCCCCCAATGCCAGCGGGGTCACCCACCCGCCCCAGCACACGttgcactggggggaggagatgcTAGACAGACCAGCCCCGGGGGATGTTCCCCCCAAGAGGAATGGGGTCACTGAACCCCCTCGGCAGACGTGGCACTGGGGAGAGGAGATGCTGGACAGGCCAGCCCCACAGGACCGGCCCCCAAAGAACACTGGGGTCACCACCACCCCCCGGCACCTGTCGCATTGCGGGGAACGGATGCAGGCGACGCCAGCCCTAGGTGACCATTCACCCAACCGCAGTGGACTCGATGAACAGCTGCAGCGCCCGTCCCAGCGGGGGAGAGGGATGCCGGAGCCCACCCACGCTGCGGGTTTGGCTCAGAAGGAGGCCGGGGCCCAGGAGCCGGCGGGCCCCCCTGAGGTGGGCGAGAGGGCCCTGCTGGCCATGCTGACGGCCGTGGCCAACAGCCCACTGCCGGTGCGCAGCCAGCAGAAGGACGAGCCGGATTTGACGGCGGAGGAGAAGCTGGCCATCCTGCGGGCGCTGTACCGGGACAAGCCTGTGGTCTTCCTGGAGCGCTTCCGGCGGGCCCTGCGCGTCGAGCACCTGGGCTGCTTCGCCCACCTGGCCGCCCGCTACGAAGTGCGCTTCTACTGCGacgaggtgcgccgggccgcccgcGGCAAGGCCGGCCACACCCGGGTGCGCAACAAGAGGTACGCCGCCCTGCAGCAGCTCATCAAAG GGGGAGAGTATTTCAGCGACGAGCAGATGCGGGCGCGGGAGCCCCTGCTGTACGAGCAGTACATCGGGCAGTACCTGAGCGACGAGGAGCTGCTGGCCCTGGGCAGCCAGGCACTGGCCGGCCCCTGCTCCCTCTCCGGCGTCCTGCTCGACTCCTACCAGGAGCAGGTGCTCCAGCTACGGCTGCACATACAGCAGGAGCAGGAGGAAGCctgcatggaggaggaggaggaggatgacgaaG gcGAGGAGTCCAGCTCGGcctcggacacctgggtccccGACACGGAGGAGAAGGCCTTCCTGCGTGAGGAGTTCACCAGCCGCATGCACCAGCGCTTCCTGGACGGCAAGGACGGTGACTTCGATTACAG CGAGGTCGACGAGAACCCAGAGTTCGACAACCTGGACATTGTGTCGCGGGACGAGGAGGAGCGTTACTTCGACGGCGAGGAGTCCGAGGAGGCGGAGGAGATGGAGGCGCAGTAG